Genomic segment of Phycisphaerae bacterium:
CACTCATTACGCTATTATGGCTTTGAACGTTTGCGGAATTTACTTAAAAGCCACCCTCCGAGAAACGCCGCGACACTAAACCCGAACCACTTTACATGACTTGAACTATTATTATTCGTCTTTAAACTAGGGATATTTGTGTCCTTGCTGATATTTGCCGCTTTGACCGAAACAATTTTTGCCTTAGTTGATGTGCCGCCCACTCCAGTTACTTTTAATGTAACGGTATATTGCCCCGGTGAACGATAAATATAAGTTGGATCTCGTTCATCGCTTGTATTTCCATCCCCAAAATCCCATAACCAACTGGTGATATTTCCTTGTGAACGGTCGGTAAAACGGATTTCTTCGGAAACATCCTT
This window contains:
- a CDS encoding PKD domain-containing protein, which gives rise to MKADYKISKSALAVLEEICFVDQSTGSVDSWLWDFGDGSFSAEQNPKHTYKVAGGYTVKLEVAGQGTSNTKIGYITVEGEKITADFLLPQPKDVSEEIRFTDRSQGNITSWLWDFGDGNTSDERDPTYIYRSPGQYTVTLKVTGVGGTSTKAKIVSVKAANISKDTNIPSLKTNNNSSSHVKWFGFSVAAFLGGWLLSKFRKRSKP